acactctaccggagcatcgtcggcggtctgcgctacctagtccacacgaggggtggacattgcgttcgccgtgtcctacgtcagtcgcttcatggaggatcctagagaggatcactgggctgcagtgaagcggctactacgctacgtCAAGAGGACAGTagatcaggggatcatcttcccaaagaccggcgggagtaggctacagctcactgtgttcagcgatgcagacatggcaggggacattgacggacgacggagcacctctggcgtgctcgtcttcctcgggttggctccaatttcatggctgtcgctaaaACAAAAGGTGGTGACGCCATCtatgtgcgaggcagagtacgtagcggtggccacagtggcgtgccaagttgtgtggctacgccggctgctgggcgagctgacagGCGTGGAAGCTCATCCACcggcactgatggtggacaaccagcccgccatcgccctcgcgaagaatccggttttgcacgaccggagcaaacatatcgacgtgaagttccacttcctcagggactgtgtcgatggagggcagatcgtcatcgagttcgtcgaaactggtcggcaactcgcagatgtcctcaccaagccactcggacgtcttcgactcacggagctaaaggagatgatcggcatagagggggtacaagggttagctgtaggattagaggaagaattgttagataatctactgctaccttgtgtgaacacacagcaaggggaAGACGACGCCGAAAatgccccctgctgtgatactggagccgctgcaggtgcagacgccgcacggctcacctgcagcactgtagccacatacAGAGgctggcgcagagtcagccctgctgtgttatctagtcactgttgcagcatgACAGCTGTACTATGACTAGATGTAtatagttgtataaatagactgccacaacaacttagtaaagagagttcaaatttgtcatctccaatacagggcttcggccaacgctggtgtcttgtactgtgtgtatgctctgttctcccttcttcttctaggtctagccatagtgtgtggggatggACAACACTtcttcgtggtcggcacggctagtggatgcttggcaacactagcgggtgttTGGCAAGACCGGTGAGTGATCGACTCACCTGGGCCAACAAGCACCACTGTTCTCCGTTGACAGATGATTAAGTTTTATTGGGAGCCAACCTTCATCGGATGACTGCtcacagtggcggatgcacgatgtgggataagggggggctaaaacaatggagatgttgatttgtatgaagatttaatggtgaaatcaagcttttgctacagtgattagacttgaaatcaagaaattagggggggctggagcccccccagcccccctgtggatccgccgctgaCTGCTCATATCCTCCAGTTGTACATGTATGACTACTTTCTGCTGGTTGCTCACAGGACTGCACTGTGTACCTCATCTTGCATCACCTGAGATCCACGATATCATCAAGCTCACTATGTCGACTAATGGGAACGCTGCCATCTATGCCTCTAGCACTGGACCCACCTCGGGCTATATCAGTGCACCTTCAGTTTCTTTGTTTCTTGTTTATGTGATCAGTATGGCTATAGAACGGCGCACTAGTTGGTTGCGATAAAACTTGTACACTTAAATTCAAGTCTCCGACTCGACGTGGATGCTTGTATTTTCTCTGGATTTATTTTAAGATTATCGATGTAAAAGAAAATTTATAGAACGGCGGCCATGGTTAACCAAGACAGAACATCCGTGTAGGGGCTCAAAGTCTCAAACCCCTCCAGTTTCCTAAAGAAAAAGCAAGACAGAACATTAGAGGGCACTTATCTGAATGTACTAACATCCGTGTTGCAGTGGTCGTACCATAAGTTGAACATTAGAGGGCACTTATTAAGTTCTCTATACGTACACGGTACGCGTATCATTGCATAAACCAGTATGTAATATCTAAACAAAAAATTGAGACCATTTTCCATTCATGTATTTTCCCACATTTGCAGCCAGCAATCGTATTGGCACCCTAGCAGCTGCGTGCACTGACCCTTAGCCATATGACATACTACGTACAATCCGCTCAGCAACAGCTCGATCACGACACCGGTTCTCAGACGGTGGCAAGCTTCTTGTCAAGGATCATGTCGTCTGTAGTAAAGTCAGCCGCCTTCCGGAACGTGCCGCGGCCGAAGTCGAGGTTGTACGAGTCGGTGAGCCCCTCGACGAGGTCAAACTCCGGCGTCCACCCGAGCTCGCTGATCGCCTTCTCCACAGATGCAAAGAAGTGCTGGTAGATCACATTTATATGTTATATCAATCAGCGTCACTAACGAACACACACAAGAGACAAGCTAAGACACTACTCTGTCAGTATATAGCGACAGTTTCTTTCTTGGTCTGAAATATATCCAGACAGGGATTGAGGGATTGTAATTTGTAAGGTACCTGGTCCCTGAAGGGGAAAGCCTTCTTCTTGCCGAAGTCGAAGTCCTTGGGGTTGTAGTGGACGAGCTCCGGCTCAGGGAACCCTCCAGCCTGCATCCAAACATACCATACAGTCACATGATCCACCACTGACAAAGAACAGCAGCAGGCACTCAGAAGCGGAGATCACTGACAACGAAATTCGTTTACCTTTGCGCAGGCCCGCGCAAGGCCGTCGAATGTGACGTACTTGGCCCCGGAGATGTTGAAGATCTGCTGGCTCCCCTTGGGGTTGCCGAGCACCAGGTTGAAGGCTCTTGCCAGATCCTGGAGTGGAAGTGGACAGGAAATTAATTAAAACAAGCGCAATCAAGCTGGTAGCTTCAGTCAGCCACGCTGCAAATTGCAAACTCGTCATTATTTCTGAATGGCAATGGCTGACCGACCTTGACATGGCCGAGCTGGGTGATCTGGTTGCCGGCgccggggatggggatggggcggCCGGCCTTGAGCCGGTGGAAGAACCACTCCTCCACGGGGTTGTAGTTGAGCGGGCCGTAGATGTACACGGGCCTGATGGACGTCCAGTTCACGCCGCGCGACGTCAGCAGTTTCTCCGTCTCCAGCTTTCCCTTGTGACGGCTCTTGGGGTCCACCGCGTCAACCTGCCGAGTGCCGACCCACCATATATAACCGAGAGCTGTCAGTCAGTGCCTCTCATCTGTGTACATATGACCATTTTCATGGCGCCATTGAGTATTTGTGTGAAGATTGGTTTGGCCATACATACAGTA
The sequence above is drawn from the Miscanthus floridulus cultivar M001 chromosome 15, ASM1932011v1, whole genome shotgun sequence genome and encodes:
- the LOC136508471 gene encoding chloroplast stem-loop binding protein of 41 kDa b, chloroplastic-like — translated: MAATASLKSSLLLPSPISDFSGAAVSISAQKRRSSWQPRGARVQVSAAADSKNILVMGGTRFIGVFLSRILVKEGHQVTLFTRGKAPITQQLPGESDAEFSSKVQHLKGDRQDFEFVKSSLAARGYDVVYDINGREAVEVEPIIDALPNLEQYIYCSSAGVYLKSDILPHCEVDAVDPKSRHKGKLETEKLLTSRGVNWTSIRPVYIYGPLNYNPVEEWFFHRLKAGRPIPIPGAGNQITQLGHVKDLARAFNLVLGNPKGSQQIFNISGAKYVTFDGLARACAKAGGFPEPELVHYNPKDFDFGKKKAFPFRDQHFFASVEKAISELGWTPEFDLVEGLTDSYNLDFGRGTFRKAADFTTDDMILDKKLATV